The proteins below come from a single Candidatus Eisenbacteria bacterium genomic window:
- a CDS encoding phospholipase, protein MPTEPAAPQLRLVSTPVHGRMLVRAARGGRPRPALIGFHGYGQSATSFFDSLAALDPTGTWLVAAVQALHPFYALRTDEVVANWMTREDREHAIADNLTYVDAAGAELQREFGPFTACVFAGFSQGVAMAYRAAFRGRHACDGLLVAGGDLPPELKDAPLARHPRIVAATGTLDTYYPPAALAADVEFLRTGGCEVRSLPFVGGHEWSSEVIQAGRELLESIGAATRD, encoded by the coding sequence ATGCCGACTGAACCCGCCGCTCCCCAATTGCGACTCGTGAGCACCCCGGTCCACGGCCGGATGCTGGTCCGCGCGGCACGTGGCGGGCGCCCGCGCCCGGCGCTGATCGGATTCCACGGCTACGGACAGAGCGCGACTTCGTTCTTCGATTCGCTGGCGGCACTCGACCCCACCGGCACCTGGCTGGTGGCCGCGGTCCAGGCACTCCATCCGTTCTATGCACTGCGCACCGACGAAGTGGTCGCGAACTGGATGACGCGCGAGGATCGCGAGCATGCAATCGCCGACAACCTCACGTACGTCGACGCCGCGGGAGCCGAGTTACAGCGCGAGTTCGGCCCCTTCACCGCATGTGTGTTCGCCGGCTTCTCGCAGGGCGTCGCGATGGCCTACCGGGCCGCGTTCCGAGGGCGCCACGCATGCGATGGCCTGCTGGTGGCAGGCGGCGACCTGCCGCCTGAACTGAAGGACGCTCCGCTCGCACGACATCCGCGTATCGTGGCAGCGACCGGCACGCTGGACACTTACTATCCGCCCGCGGCGCTCGCGGCCGACGTCGAGTTCCTGCGCACGGGCGGTTGCGAGGTTCGAAGCCTCCCATTCGTGGGTGGTCACGAGTGGTCGAGCGAGGTCATCCAGGCCGGCCGCGAATTACTCGAGTCGATCGGCGCCGCGACGCGGGACTGA
- a CDS encoding T9SS type A sorting domain-containing protein, with product MHSRYDVSIRSALLTVLAFALAAGPAQAAWLPDAYVGGFGLSTTTATHANPTAIADGAGGVIVVWQDQRNGVDYDIYAQRINARGDALWTANGVAVCSATNAQILPVVTSDGAGGAIIAWQDFRNGSHYDVFAQRVNANGTTAWTASGINVCNAAGIQEALAIISDDAGGAILTWQDLRSGGTNDIYALRVGPTGTSLWTANGRAVSVAGGSQLAPRLASDGANGAIISWHDLRGANYDIYAQRVPASGIPQWTADGVSVCNAAGNQTSSMIVSDYVGGAVITWDDARSGTSDIYAQRVGPNGTTLWVANGSAVCTATNAQVTPSIATDGSGGAIIAWTDWRAVATNSQDIYAQRVNAAGFTAWTSNGVPLHTTTTGAQIAPVCVSSDGLGGAIISWADSRSMLNYDAYAQRVGPNGTRYWNDEALVTGAVLDQYVIALVSDGAQGAYAVSIDNRNGVFKTYAQKLNASSSLGDCTPRIVSVRDVPNDQGSFVNLRFDRSRLDLQIDDNFQVDYTIWRQVPNAAALAALKGGARLLAAGERAERGGADRGLLRKTVEMNGVTYYWEQWDWVDGRGIPSYGAVLETTSDSLPSSNPRTLYMVEAQSYEDGDYWYYQSAPDSGYSVDNLPPGAPGSFAAQYAAGTTQLHWAPVVAPDFAGYRLYRGGTLTFTPGPGNLVQAVSDTGYTDAAGGPYVYKLTAVDLHGNESPIATVAPTGIVDAPPAGPAVFFLGAPVPNPARANLGVTLRFGLARPGEARVRVFDAQGRLVRTLESGPHAAGEHVARWDGRNDHHVPLAAGLYFVRLEAESRVATTRVTLLW from the coding sequence ATGCATTCGCGATATGACGTTTCCATTCGAAGCGCGCTTCTCACCGTACTGGCGTTCGCGCTCGCCGCCGGCCCCGCACAGGCGGCGTGGCTCCCCGACGCCTACGTGGGCGGCTTTGGGTTGTCCACCACGACGGCGACCCACGCCAATCCGACCGCCATCGCGGACGGCGCCGGCGGCGTCATCGTGGTGTGGCAGGACCAGCGCAATGGCGTCGATTACGACATCTACGCGCAGCGCATCAACGCGCGGGGTGACGCGCTGTGGACGGCGAACGGCGTCGCGGTGTGCAGCGCGACCAATGCCCAGATCCTTCCGGTCGTCACCTCCGACGGTGCCGGTGGCGCCATCATCGCGTGGCAGGACTTTCGCAATGGCAGCCACTACGACGTGTTCGCTCAGCGCGTGAACGCGAACGGCACGACCGCGTGGACCGCCAGCGGCATCAACGTGTGCAACGCCGCCGGGATTCAGGAAGCGCTCGCCATCATCAGCGACGACGCGGGTGGCGCGATTCTGACCTGGCAGGACCTTCGATCGGGCGGGACCAACGACATCTACGCGCTTCGCGTGGGGCCGACCGGCACCTCGCTGTGGACCGCGAATGGACGAGCGGTGAGTGTGGCGGGTGGGTCGCAGCTGGCGCCGAGGCTGGCGTCCGACGGCGCCAATGGCGCGATCATCAGCTGGCACGACCTGCGCGGCGCCAACTACGACATCTACGCGCAGCGCGTTCCCGCCAGCGGCATCCCGCAGTGGACGGCCGATGGCGTGTCGGTGTGCAACGCCGCGGGCAATCAGACGTCTTCGATGATCGTCTCCGACTATGTCGGCGGCGCGGTCATCACCTGGGATGACGCGCGCTCCGGCACCTCGGACATCTATGCGCAGCGCGTGGGTCCGAACGGGACGACGCTGTGGGTCGCCAACGGCTCGGCGGTCTGCACCGCGACCAATGCGCAGGTCACGCCTTCGATCGCCACCGACGGCTCGGGCGGTGCGATCATCGCGTGGACCGACTGGCGCGCGGTGGCCACCAACTCGCAGGACATCTATGCCCAGCGAGTGAACGCGGCAGGATTCACGGCATGGACTTCCAACGGCGTGCCGCTCCACACCACCACGACCGGGGCCCAGATCGCCCCGGTGTGCGTGAGCTCGGACGGCCTCGGCGGTGCGATCATCTCGTGGGCCGACTCCCGCAGCATGCTCAACTACGACGCCTACGCCCAGCGCGTGGGGCCCAACGGCACCCGCTACTGGAATGACGAAGCGCTGGTGACCGGCGCGGTGCTCGATCAGTACGTCATCGCACTCGTGAGCGACGGCGCGCAGGGCGCCTACGCCGTGAGCATCGACAATCGCAATGGCGTGTTCAAGACCTACGCGCAGAAGCTCAATGCCAGCAGTTCGCTGGGTGACTGCACGCCGCGCATCGTGTCGGTGCGCGACGTTCCGAATGATCAGGGCAGCTTCGTCAACCTGCGTTTCGATCGCAGCCGGCTGGACCTCCAGATCGACGATAATTTCCAGGTCGATTACACGATCTGGCGCCAGGTCCCGAACGCCGCGGCACTCGCAGCGCTCAAGGGCGGTGCTCGGCTGCTGGCGGCCGGCGAGCGTGCGGAACGGGGCGGCGCCGATCGCGGGCTGCTGCGAAAGACGGTGGAGATGAACGGCGTCACCTATTACTGGGAGCAGTGGGACTGGGTGGATGGTCGCGGCATTCCGAGCTACGGAGCCGTGCTCGAGACCACTTCGGACTCGCTGCCGAGCTCGAATCCGCGCACGCTGTACATGGTCGAGGCGCAGTCGTACGAGGACGGCGACTACTGGTACTACCAGTCAGCTCCCGACAGCGGCTACTCGGTCGACAATCTGCCGCCGGGTGCTCCGGGCTCGTTCGCGGCTCAGTACGCCGCGGGCACCACGCAGCTGCACTGGGCGCCGGTCGTGGCACCCGACTTCGCGGGCTACCGGCTCTATCGCGGCGGCACGCTGACGTTCACTCCCGGCCCCGGCAATCTGGTCCAGGCGGTGTCGGACACCGGCTACACCGACGCTGCGGGCGGGCCGTACGTCTACAAGCTCACCGCGGTCGATCTGCACGGCAACGAATCGCCGATCGCGACCGTTGCGCCGACCGGCATCGTCGACGCGCCGCCTGCGGGTCCGGCGGTGTTCTTCCTGGGCGCGCCGGTTCCGAATCCAGCGCGCGCGAACCTCGGGGTGACGCTGCGCTTC